One window from the genome of Pantoea vagans encodes:
- the rluF gene encoding 23S rRNA pseudouridine(2604) synthase RluF produces the protein MLTGSSTRLNKYISESGICSRRDADRYIEQGNVFINGKRASVGAQVFAGDVVKVNGQLIEPRDEDDLVLIALNKPVGIITTMEEGERDNISDFVNHSKRVFPIGRLDKDSQGLIFLTNHGDLVNKILRAGNNHEKEYVVTVDKPITDEFIAGMSAGVPMLGTVTKKCKVKKEAPFVFRITLVQGLNRQIRRMCKHFGFEVTKLERTRIMNVNLKGLPLGEWRDLTDDELVELFKLLENSSSEDKPAKKAKAPAKAAAAKKPQKSAAKPAEKADAAGASRKRFVQPGRKKKGR, from the coding sequence ATGCTGACTGGCTCATCAACACGTCTTAATAAATACATCAGCGAGAGCGGTATCTGCTCCCGTCGTGACGCCGATCGTTACATCGAGCAGGGCAACGTTTTCATTAACGGCAAACGCGCCTCTGTGGGCGCGCAGGTATTTGCAGGCGATGTGGTGAAGGTGAATGGTCAGCTGATTGAACCGCGTGATGAAGACGACCTGGTGCTGATTGCCCTGAATAAACCGGTGGGGATCATCACCACCATGGAAGAGGGTGAGCGCGATAACATCAGCGACTTCGTCAATCACAGCAAGCGCGTCTTCCCGATTGGCCGCCTTGATAAAGACTCTCAGGGCCTGATTTTCCTGACCAACCACGGCGACCTGGTCAACAAGATCCTGCGCGCCGGTAACAATCATGAAAAAGAGTATGTTGTTACCGTCGACAAGCCGATCACCGATGAATTTATTGCCGGGATGAGCGCAGGCGTGCCGATGCTGGGCACGGTGACCAAAAAGTGCAAAGTGAAAAAGGAAGCGCCGTTTGTCTTCCGTATTACGCTGGTTCAGGGTCTGAATCGCCAGATCCGTCGCATGTGTAAGCATTTCGGCTTTGAAGTGACGAAGCTTGAGCGCACCCGCATCATGAACGTCAATCTTAAGGGGTTGCCGCTGGGCGAATGGCGCGACCTCACCGACGACGAACTCGTTGAGCTGTTTAAACTGCTGGAGAACTCCTCTTCAGAAGATAAACCCGCGAAGAAAGCCAAAGCTCCGGCTAAAGCAGCTGCCGCTAAGAAACCGCAGAAAAGTGCCGCGAAACCGGCTGAGAAAGCGGATGCGGCTGGCGCCTCGCGCAAGCGCTTTGTCCAGCCTGGACGGAAGAAGAAAGGGCGCTAA
- a CDS encoding SDR family oxidoreductase has protein sequence MKTTQGKKVALVAGASGIVGQQLTQALVADQWQVITLTHRSGSATGGTAAVAVNLRDRLQSQQRLASLTDVTHIFYSAWLNAADWAAMVGPNLTMLQNLVQVMEDVAPLEHVSLMQGYKVYGAHLGRFKTPARESDPGVPGAEFNTAQLNWLSAHQQGKAWHWSAPRPGVVGSDRHGNSMNLALSLALYASICRAARLPLRFPGSPETWHSMVDFTDAELLADATLWASCSADARNQAFNINNGDLWRWSELWPVIAAWFELEIAPPVSLSFRQMFQDYRALWRQIAVEHSLIEADIQALSDGAFADFVFGWNYDMFGDGSKLRRAGFHGYRATDEMFCDLFARFRAARVIP, from the coding sequence ATGAAAACAACACAGGGCAAAAAGGTTGCGCTGGTAGCGGGTGCCAGTGGAATTGTGGGTCAGCAACTGACTCAGGCGCTGGTCGCAGACCAGTGGCAGGTAATCACGCTGACCCATCGCTCAGGTTCTGCTACAGGCGGCACAGCGGCTGTTGCGGTGAATCTGCGCGACCGCCTGCAGAGCCAGCAACGGCTGGCATCACTCACCGACGTTACGCATATCTTCTACAGCGCCTGGCTCAATGCTGCTGACTGGGCAGCGATGGTCGGACCCAATCTCACCATGTTGCAGAATCTGGTTCAGGTCATGGAGGATGTCGCCCCGCTTGAGCATGTCAGTCTGATGCAAGGATACAAAGTGTATGGCGCACATCTGGGCCGATTCAAAACCCCGGCGCGGGAAAGCGATCCTGGCGTGCCGGGGGCCGAGTTCAACACCGCACAGCTGAACTGGCTGAGCGCTCACCAGCAAGGTAAAGCCTGGCACTGGAGTGCGCCGCGCCCTGGCGTCGTTGGCAGTGACCGGCATGGAAACAGCATGAATCTGGCGCTGAGTCTGGCGCTCTATGCGTCGATCTGCCGCGCGGCGCGGCTCCCTCTGCGCTTCCCGGGTTCGCCGGAAACCTGGCACAGCATGGTCGATTTTACCGATGCTGAACTGCTGGCCGATGCCACCCTCTGGGCTTCGTGCAGCGCTGACGCGCGTAATCAGGCATTCAATATTAACAATGGTGATCTCTGGCGCTGGAGTGAGCTGTGGCCGGTGATTGCAGCGTGGTTTGAACTGGAGATTGCCCCGCCGGTTTCGCTGTCATTCCGGCAGATGTTTCAGGATTATCGTGCGCTGTGGCGGCAAATCGCCGTGGAGCATTCCTTAATTGAAGCGGATATTCAGGCACTCAGTGACGGTGCTTTCGCTGATTTTGTTTTCGGCTGGAATTACGACATGTTTGGCGACGGCAGCAAGCTGCGGCGGGCAGGCTTTCACGGTTATCGCGCGACGGATGAGATGTTCTGCGATCTGTTTGCCCGCTTTCGGGCGGCGCGCGTTATTCCGTGA
- a CDS encoding LysR family transcriptional regulator: MQNKLTAIQTFIRVAEAGSFSAAARQNGMKQSAVSQQIAALEEALGVVLLHRTTRKMALTEQGHHYLQQVRQLLGAMQELEQQLRPGSQPLHGRLYIQLPSGIGQRLMPHLIAFQQAHPALRLNIALEDRLSDLVAEGVDVAIRLSESPPAMLAARSLATVETVLVASPEWIARNGTLQTPDDLMRHPHIRFSGIATDAPLHLVSESMRISVPVESVFRSNNSDALMQALEAGLGIGGLQTLPGADALASGRLVRVLPDWRLPDRYLYAVFPDARFIPDKVRKLVGRLSEVVEQGTRRNIS; the protein is encoded by the coding sequence ATGCAGAACAAACTGACTGCGATTCAGACCTTCATCCGCGTCGCGGAAGCAGGATCGTTTTCGGCGGCGGCGCGGCAAAACGGTATGAAGCAGTCTGCCGTGAGCCAGCAGATTGCCGCGCTGGAGGAGGCGCTGGGCGTGGTGCTGCTGCACCGTACCACGCGAAAAATGGCGCTGACGGAGCAGGGTCACCATTATCTGCAGCAGGTCAGGCAACTGCTTGGTGCGATGCAGGAACTGGAGCAGCAATTACGGCCCGGCTCGCAGCCGCTTCACGGCAGACTGTATATTCAGTTACCGAGCGGCATCGGGCAGCGGCTGATGCCGCATCTGATCGCCTTCCAGCAGGCGCATCCCGCGCTGCGTCTGAATATTGCGCTGGAGGATCGCCTGTCGGATCTCGTTGCGGAGGGCGTTGATGTGGCGATTCGTCTCAGCGAGTCGCCACCCGCCATGCTGGCTGCCCGTTCGCTCGCCACGGTTGAAACCGTGCTGGTGGCTTCCCCTGAGTGGATAGCGCGAAACGGCACACTGCAGACGCCCGATGACCTTATGCGCCATCCACATATACGTTTTAGCGGTATAGCGACCGATGCACCGCTGCATCTGGTCTCTGAGAGCATGAGAATTTCTGTTCCGGTGGAAAGCGTGTTTCGGTCTAATAACAGCGATGCCTTGATGCAGGCTCTTGAAGCAGGCCTCGGGATTGGCGGCTTACAGACGCTGCCTGGCGCAGACGCGCTGGCCTCCGGCCGACTGGTGCGGGTGTTACCGGACTGGCGGCTTCCCGATCGTTATCTCTATGCCGTGTTCCCGGATGCCCGTTTTATTCCTGATAAGGTCCGTAAGCTGGTCGGGCGGTTGAGTGAGGTGGTGGAGCAGGGAACCAGGAGAAATATCAGTTGA
- a CDS encoding toxin encodes MDALFIELSSFQKYRADYLNDDQYRRFQNMLLADPEKGDVIPDTGGLRKVRFRDERRHKGARGGIRIIYYWTDEQGQFILFTIYDKDQRDDLTKQQRDALATALNVIKKGLRHD; translated from the coding sequence ATGGACGCATTATTCATCGAGCTTTCCAGCTTTCAGAAATACCGGGCTGACTATCTGAATGATGATCAGTATCGGCGATTTCAAAATATGTTGCTGGCTGACCCTGAAAAGGGTGATGTGATACCCGATACCGGCGGACTGCGTAAGGTTCGTTTCAGGGATGAGCGCCGACACAAGGGGGCCAGAGGTGGCATCAGGATTATCTATTACTGGACGGACGAACAAGGCCAGTTCATCCTGTTTACCATCTACGATAAAGACCAACGCGACGATCTTACGAAGCAGCAGCGTGATGCCCTGGCGACCGCGCTGAATGTGATCAAAAAAGGGTTGAGACATGACTGA
- a CDS encoding helix-turn-helix domain-containing protein, with protein sequence MTERDIFSELMTGMQELKDHQEGKITLKRYKVTKRAPVTIAPQELRDVREKLNLSQAVFAHYLHTGETTYQNWEQGRARPNAQAVLLIRMVQQNPETLKTLAQL encoded by the coding sequence ATGACTGAACGCGATATTTTCAGTGAACTGATGACGGGTATGCAGGAGCTTAAGGATCATCAGGAGGGCAAAATCACGCTCAAGCGGTATAAGGTCACGAAGCGTGCTCCTGTCACTATTGCGCCGCAGGAGTTGCGCGACGTACGCGAAAAACTCAACCTCTCCCAGGCCGTTTTCGCCCATTATCTCCACACTGGCGAGACGACCTATCAGAACTGGGAGCAGGGCAGAGCCAGACCTAACGCCCAGGCTGTATTATTAATTCGCATGGTGCAGCAGAACCCTGAAACGCTAAAGACGCTCGCGCAACTCTGA
- a CDS encoding Vmh family MBL fold metallo-hydrolase, producing the protein MKTVLLPVMLVLASASASAATLQLETYNPQEKGIFAVSSTLVSGPTEAILFDAQFSTQDGEKLVEMIKKSGKKLKEIVITSGDPDFYFGLEPIVKALPDVKVVAAPAVVKHIQQTHDAKLKYWGPQMKQGAPDKVFVPEVTHQTRFSVDGEALELRHPDQYAAYIWIPSVSTILGGTALSSGIHVWTADTQTVKSRSEWRHILTEMQSLNAKNVIPGHYLGTRPAGSQAVDFTLNYLKSFEAALSEHKTSAAVIAAMNTAWPELAEPASLELSAKVNTGEMKW; encoded by the coding sequence ATGAAAACGGTTCTGTTACCTGTAATGCTCGTTCTGGCTTCCGCTTCAGCCAGTGCGGCCACGCTGCAACTGGAAACCTATAATCCGCAGGAGAAGGGGATTTTTGCCGTCTCCTCAACTTTGGTCTCCGGTCCAACCGAAGCGATTCTGTTTGATGCCCAGTTCAGCACCCAGGATGGTGAGAAACTGGTGGAGATGATTAAAAAGAGCGGTAAAAAGCTGAAGGAGATTGTGATCACTTCTGGCGATCCCGATTTCTACTTCGGTCTGGAGCCGATTGTTAAAGCCTTGCCGGACGTCAAGGTTGTTGCCGCACCTGCCGTAGTGAAGCATATCCAGCAGACACATGACGCCAAGCTGAAATACTGGGGCCCTCAGATGAAACAGGGCGCCCCGGATAAGGTCTTTGTGCCAGAAGTTACGCATCAGACCCGCTTCAGCGTGGATGGCGAGGCGCTGGAACTGCGTCATCCTGATCAATATGCTGCATACATCTGGATCCCCTCAGTGAGCACCATTCTGGGCGGTACGGCTCTTTCCTCTGGCATCCACGTCTGGACGGCTGACACTCAGACCGTTAAGAGCCGCAGTGAGTGGCGCCATATCCTCACAGAGATGCAGTCGCTCAACGCGAAAAACGTTATTCCGGGCCACTATCTGGGTACGCGTCCAGCCGGTTCGCAGGCTGTGGATTTCACCCTGAATTATCTGAAGAGTTTTGAAGCGGCGCTGTCAGAACACAAAACCTCAGCAGCGGTGATTGCCGCCATGAACACCGCCTGGCCAGAACTGGCTGAACCAGCTTCACTGGAACTCAGCGCGAAAGTGAATACCGGCGAGATGAAGTGGTAA
- a CDS encoding LysR family transcriptional regulator → MDRVTSAAVFNRICELGSLSAASRALGISRPMVSRYLEEMEKWAGTRLLHRSSRRLTLTPAGEAILQKTRQLALLSEAIQQETTQGVPAGTLRIACAHFTALHLVGPIVPDFLARYPALRIELDINNQPVSLISERIDLAIRITDAPEPGAIARRLGECHSVLCASPGYLQKRGTPQTPGDLAQHNCLYYSRFAGQSWHFTAADGGKIAVAVKGNFSAGISSLLCDAAIADCGLAMVPELEARHALKTGKLVELLPDYEPQRIGIWGLYLSREHQSAALRLMLDELQNSIQSR, encoded by the coding sequence ATGGACAGAGTGACTTCAGCTGCCGTTTTTAACCGGATATGTGAGCTGGGCAGCCTGAGTGCTGCTTCGCGTGCGCTGGGGATCTCGCGCCCAATGGTCAGCCGTTATCTGGAAGAAATGGAAAAGTGGGCGGGAACGCGTCTGCTGCATCGCTCGTCGCGCCGGCTGACCCTGACGCCTGCCGGTGAGGCGATTCTGCAAAAGACCCGCCAGCTGGCCCTGCTGTCAGAAGCGATCCAGCAGGAAACCACCCAGGGTGTCCCGGCCGGAACGTTACGCATCGCCTGTGCCCATTTTACGGCGCTTCATCTTGTCGGCCCGATCGTCCCCGATTTTCTTGCCCGTTATCCGGCACTGCGCATCGAACTGGATATTAACAATCAGCCGGTAAGCCTGATTAGCGAGCGCATCGATCTCGCCATCCGTATCACCGATGCGCCAGAGCCGGGGGCAATCGCACGCCGCCTCGGTGAATGTCACTCGGTACTCTGCGCCTCACCCGGCTATCTGCAGAAGCGAGGCACTCCGCAAACGCCTGGCGATCTGGCGCAGCACAACTGCCTCTACTACAGTCGTTTTGCCGGACAAAGCTGGCATTTCACGGCGGCTGATGGCGGCAAAATCGCTGTCGCCGTTAAAGGAAATTTCAGTGCGGGCATCTCGTCACTGCTATGTGACGCAGCGATTGCAGATTGCGGGTTAGCGATGGTGCCTGAACTGGAAGCACGCCATGCGCTTAAAACGGGAAAACTGGTGGAATTATTGCCCGATTATGAGCCGCAGCGCATTGGCATCTGGGGGCTTTACCTGTCGCGCGAGCATCAGTCTGCCGCGCTGCGTCTGATGCTGGATGAGCTGCAAAACAGCATTCAGAGCCGGTGA
- a CDS encoding bleomycin resistance protein — translation MNDDQQLYWNPMVPELTVTDFAVSLHFYTLVLGFNVRIQRQDPDFAYLCYGQAQLMIEQCHLQGWNTADLNWPLGRGINFQIEVDDIEPVLARLQQHAVPLYRALRDNHYDTGGTTACQREFLVQDPDGYLLRFSQYLE, via the coding sequence ATGAATGATGATCAACAACTGTACTGGAACCCTATGGTGCCAGAACTGACCGTTACTGACTTTGCCGTTTCGCTGCATTTTTACACCCTTGTGCTGGGCTTTAACGTGCGGATCCAGCGTCAGGATCCTGACTTCGCATACCTCTGCTATGGCCAGGCGCAACTGATGATTGAGCAGTGCCATCTGCAGGGCTGGAATACAGCCGATCTCAACTGGCCGCTGGGACGGGGCATCAATTTCCAGATTGAGGTCGACGACATCGAGCCGGTGCTGGCGCGCTTACAGCAGCACGCCGTTCCGCTCTATCGGGCGCTACGGGATAACCATTACGACACTGGCGGGACAACTGCCTGCCAGCGGGAGTTTCTGGTGCAGGATCCGGACGGCTATCTGCTGCGCTTTAGTCAGTATCTGGAATAA
- a CDS encoding type 1 fimbrial protein yields MKSFISVCFTMLLICMAGPVSADLNSGVVSFRGAIVNDSCNINTVNMSVVFNCYDPASGRSVAASANLMNSDSLGALPAEVKMHWYNPEKTKGVIYVAYL; encoded by the coding sequence ATGAAATCCTTTATATCTGTCTGCTTTACCATGCTGTTGATTTGCATGGCGGGGCCTGTAAGCGCAGACCTCAATTCAGGCGTTGTCAGTTTCAGAGGCGCCATTGTTAATGATTCATGTAATATAAATACCGTAAACATGTCTGTCGTTTTCAATTGCTACGACCCGGCCAGCGGCAGGTCTGTTGCGGCTTCTGCCAATCTGATGAATTCTGACTCGCTGGGGGCTTTGCCTGCAGAAGTGAAAATGCACTGGTATAACCCCGAGAAAACAAAAGGGGTGATTTACGTCGCCTATCTTTAA
- the gabP gene encoding GABA permease: MTMTQSANEDSLAQNLKPRHVRMLSIAGVIGAGLFVGSGHAISEAGPAVLISYAAAGALVVLIMRMLAEMAVASPDSGSFSTYADKALGRWAGFTIGWLYWWFWVLVIPLEANAAGTILHAWFPEVAIWQYTFAITLLLTITNLLSVKNYGEFEFWFALIKVVAIILFLGVAGAAVLGLLPDSNTSGLSHLYDTHGFMPNGMGAVVAAILTTMFSFMGTEIVTIAAAESKNPGKQITQATNSVIWRIALFYLLSIFFVVALVPWNTPGLVEQGSWQTVLTAMNIPHARLIVDLVVLMAVCSCLNSALYTSSRMLYSLSRRKDAPAAASRTNRSGTPWVAVLLSTAAAFLAVIANYLAPSVVFEFLLATSGAIALLVYLVIAVSHLVLRKKREKAGEVLTYRMWLFPGLTWVTILFITTVLVIMLFDAKHQAELLATGGLTLLIITTSLVLRRKKDRRQSKKYFTQRSSDPY; the protein is encoded by the coding sequence ATGACGATGACTCAGAGTGCGAATGAAGATTCGCTGGCTCAAAACCTGAAACCGCGCCACGTGCGTATGCTCTCAATTGCGGGTGTGATTGGCGCAGGGCTGTTTGTCGGCTCCGGCCACGCGATTTCTGAAGCGGGCCCCGCGGTCCTGATCTCCTATGCCGCTGCCGGCGCGCTGGTGGTGCTGATTATGCGGATGCTGGCCGAGATGGCTGTTGCTTCACCCGATTCAGGCTCATTCTCAACCTATGCGGATAAAGCGCTGGGCCGCTGGGCCGGTTTTACCATCGGCTGGCTCTACTGGTGGTTCTGGGTGCTGGTGATCCCACTGGAAGCCAATGCAGCAGGCACCATTCTGCACGCCTGGTTCCCTGAGGTCGCCATCTGGCAATATACCTTTGCCATCACCTTACTGCTGACCATTACTAACCTGCTCAGCGTTAAAAATTATGGGGAATTTGAGTTTTGGTTTGCGCTGATCAAGGTCGTGGCTATCATCCTGTTCCTGGGTGTGGCGGGGGCGGCAGTATTGGGTCTGCTGCCTGACAGCAACACCAGTGGCCTGTCGCATCTTTATGACACGCACGGGTTTATGCCGAATGGGATGGGTGCGGTTGTCGCGGCCATCCTGACCACGATGTTCTCTTTTATGGGTACCGAAATCGTCACCATTGCCGCTGCCGAGTCCAAAAACCCTGGCAAGCAGATTACCCAGGCAACTAACTCGGTCATCTGGCGTATTGCGCTGTTCTATCTGCTGTCGATTTTCTTTGTGGTGGCGCTGGTGCCGTGGAATACACCAGGCCTGGTTGAACAGGGTTCATGGCAGACGGTATTAACGGCAATGAACATTCCGCATGCCCGGCTGATCGTCGACCTGGTGGTGCTGATGGCGGTGTGCAGCTGTCTTAACTCTGCACTCTATACCTCATCGCGCATGCTCTACTCCCTGTCACGCCGTAAAGATGCGCCTGCTGCGGCTTCACGCACCAATCGCAGCGGCACGCCGTGGGTTGCGGTGCTGCTTTCTACTGCAGCTGCGTTTCTGGCAGTTATTGCGAATTACCTTGCGCCGAGTGTCGTGTTTGAGTTTTTACTGGCGACCTCGGGGGCAATTGCGCTGCTGGTTTATCTGGTGATTGCCGTATCGCATCTGGTGCTGCGTAAAAAGCGCGAAAAGGCGGGTGAAGTCCTGACTTATCGGATGTGGTTATTCCCAGGCCTGACGTGGGTCACGATTCTGTTTATTACGACCGTGCTGGTGATCATGTTGTTTGATGCGAAACATCAGGCTGAATTACTGGCAACCGGCGGTTTAACGCTGCTGATCATTACCACCAGCCTGGTCCTGCGCCGTAAAAAGGATAGGCGTCAGAGTAAGAAGTACTTTACTCAGCGCTCATCTGATCCTTACTAA
- the gabT gene encoding 4-aminobutyrate--2-oxoglutarate transaminase, translating into MSENNNLMQQRKAQALPKGIGTLCDWYVARAENATLWDQAGNSWIDFAGGIAVLNTGHRHPRIEQAIADQLTKFTHTAFQITPYESYIALAERINQRVPIAGPAKTAFFTTGAEAVENAVKVARAFTRRHGIITFGNAFHGRTFMTMAMTGKVAPYKRDFGPMPPSVFHARYPSAVQGISIEAALTSLDDIFTQDIAPHDVAAIVLEPVQGEGGFHAAPAEFMVQLRELADRHGILLIADEVQSGFARTGKLFAMEHYPVKADIITMAKSLAGGMPLSAIAGRAEVMDAPAPGGLGGTYAGNPLAIASAHAVLDVIEEEQLCQRAVDLGARLEAELQAHQRNHPDIADVRALGSMVAMEFYQASTAQAVQKMAMEQGLLLLTCGAKGNVIRFLYPLTIPDAQFSQALTILSTVINHCVASAGHPVVPA; encoded by the coding sequence ATGAGCGAAAATAATAACCTGATGCAGCAGCGCAAAGCACAGGCTCTCCCTAAAGGCATCGGTACGCTGTGCGACTGGTACGTTGCCCGGGCAGAAAACGCCACCTTATGGGATCAGGCCGGTAACAGCTGGATCGATTTCGCTGGCGGCATCGCGGTGCTGAATACCGGCCACCGCCATCCACGTATCGAACAGGCCATTGCCGATCAGTTAACAAAGTTTACCCATACTGCCTTCCAGATCACCCCTTACGAAAGCTACATCGCCCTGGCTGAGCGCATTAATCAGCGGGTGCCCATCGCCGGTCCGGCCAAAACGGCCTTCTTCACGACTGGCGCGGAAGCGGTGGAAAATGCGGTTAAAGTGGCGCGTGCCTTTACCCGCCGTCACGGCATCATCACTTTTGGTAATGCGTTCCATGGTCGTACTTTCATGACGATGGCGATGACCGGCAAAGTGGCACCTTACAAGCGGGATTTCGGCCCGATGCCGCCGTCGGTGTTCCATGCTCGCTACCCCAGCGCGGTTCAGGGGATCAGCATTGAGGCGGCACTGACCAGCCTCGACGACATCTTTACCCAGGACATTGCCCCCCATGATGTTGCCGCTATCGTGCTGGAGCCGGTACAGGGTGAAGGCGGATTCCATGCCGCACCGGCAGAGTTTATGGTGCAGCTGCGGGAGCTGGCTGATCGCCACGGCATTCTGCTGATTGCGGATGAAGTCCAGAGCGGATTTGCCCGGACCGGCAAGCTGTTCGCCATGGAGCACTATCCGGTAAAGGCCGACATCATCACCATGGCGAAAAGCCTGGCAGGTGGCATGCCACTCTCCGCCATCGCCGGTCGTGCAGAGGTCATGGACGCACCTGCGCCTGGTGGCCTGGGCGGAACCTACGCCGGTAACCCACTGGCTATCGCCTCAGCCCATGCGGTGCTGGATGTGATTGAAGAGGAGCAGCTCTGCCAGCGCGCCGTCGACCTCGGTGCCAGGCTTGAAGCTGAACTGCAGGCGCATCAACGCAACCATCCGGACATTGCCGACGTGCGTGCGCTGGGTTCCATGGTGGCGATGGAGTTCTATCAGGCCAGCACCGCGCAGGCGGTTCAGAAGATGGCAATGGAACAGGGCCTGCTGCTGCTGACCTGTGGCGCTAAAGGCAACGTCATTCGCTTCCTCTACCCGCTTACCATCCCTGATGCCCAGTTCAGCCAGGCGCTGACCATTCTCTCCACGGTGATTAATCACTGTGTTGCCTCAGCCGGACATCCCGTCGTCCCGGCCTGA
- a CDS encoding PLP-dependent aminotransferase family protein, producing MRLLYADHLLARLQFLRTGSLHQRLLNCMQAAIAEEVFPRGSRLPPTRDLARELGVSRNTVMHVYESLMAQGYVTARTGSGTWIAETLPENSLQSDAIADLQAVRAQRPATLSKRGASLLGHATASPWQWGAFVPGAPDVTEFPHKLFSQIQARLNREPDVHRLVYSSGGGCPDLRHALVDYLRVARSVRADADQILITEGVHQAVDLVTRVLCDPGDRVWMEEPGYWGTRNLLRMNGLKIRAMPVDEQGLVPDSGPAPKMVFVTPSHQYPLGVHLSLARRQALIALARRHQSWIVEDDYDSEFRFSGQPHPSLQGLEADAPVIYMGTFSKTLYPALRIGYMVVPKPLAQPLRIAAAELYRGGHLLIQRALAEFIRLGHYMEHIRRMRLLYRQRRQFLCRLIERYLGPAFLPAFNHEAGLHLVMPLPAGADDVAIAAEALKRGVKVRPLSQYYMHPQEARGLLLGYACVNERQCQDAFGTLKACLMSAGMVFSPPC from the coding sequence TTGCGACTCTTGTACGCAGATCATCTATTAGCACGGTTGCAGTTTTTAAGAACCGGCTCATTACACCAGCGGCTGCTGAACTGTATGCAGGCCGCGATTGCTGAAGAGGTGTTTCCGCGCGGAAGCCGTTTGCCGCCAACCCGCGATCTGGCGCGCGAACTCGGCGTGTCGCGAAACACGGTAATGCATGTCTATGAAAGTCTGATGGCGCAGGGATATGTCACCGCACGCACCGGCAGCGGCACCTGGATTGCCGAGACGCTGCCGGAGAACTCTCTGCAAAGTGATGCGATTGCCGATCTGCAGGCGGTGAGGGCGCAACGACCCGCGACGCTGTCGAAGCGGGGTGCCAGTCTGCTGGGGCATGCCACCGCCTCGCCCTGGCAGTGGGGCGCATTTGTGCCCGGCGCGCCCGATGTCACCGAATTCCCCCATAAACTTTTCAGCCAGATTCAGGCGCGGCTGAACCGCGAACCTGACGTACATCGCCTGGTCTACAGCAGCGGTGGCGGCTGTCCCGACCTTCGCCATGCGCTGGTGGACTATCTGCGGGTGGCGCGTTCTGTACGGGCCGATGCCGACCAGATTCTTATTACCGAAGGAGTTCATCAGGCGGTTGATCTGGTGACGCGGGTGTTATGTGATCCCGGCGATCGGGTCTGGATGGAGGAGCCGGGCTACTGGGGAACACGTAATCTGCTGCGCATGAATGGTCTGAAGATTCGCGCGATGCCTGTTGATGAGCAGGGCCTGGTACCGGACAGCGGCCCGGCCCCTAAAATGGTGTTTGTAACGCCTTCTCATCAGTATCCGCTGGGGGTGCACCTGAGCCTGGCGCGTCGTCAGGCATTGATCGCCCTGGCTCGCCGTCATCAGAGCTGGATTGTTGAAGATGACTACGACAGCGAATTTCGCTTTTCCGGTCAGCCTCATCCCTCACTGCAGGGACTGGAAGCTGATGCACCGGTCATCTACATGGGAACATTCAGTAAAACACTCTATCCCGCCCTGCGTATTGGCTACATGGTGGTGCCGAAACCGCTGGCACAGCCGTTGCGCATCGCGGCAGCGGAACTCTATCGTGGCGGACATCTGCTGATTCAGCGGGCGCTGGCGGAGTTTATCCGGCTGGGTCATTACATGGAGCATATCCGCCGGATGCGCCTGCTTTATCGTCAGCGGCGACAGTTTCTCTGCAGGCTGATTGAACGCTATCTGGGGCCGGCCTTTTTACCGGCATTCAACCATGAAGCGGGACTGCATCTGGTGATGCCGCTGCCTGCGGGCGCGGATGACGTAGCGATAGCTGCGGAGGCGCTGAAGCGCGGAGTTAAAGTGCGGCCGCTTTCGCAATACTACATGCATCCGCAGGAGGCGCGTGGATTGCTGCTGGGTTATGCCTGCGTCAATGAGCGGCAGTGTCAGGACGCCTTTGGCACACTCAAAGCCTGTCTTATGTCTGCAGGGATGGTCTTTAGTCCGCCGTGTTAG